One window of the Anguilla rostrata isolate EN2019 chromosome 13, ASM1855537v3, whole genome shotgun sequence genome contains the following:
- the nabp2 gene encoding SOSS complex subunit B1-A isoform X1: MTTETHVKDIKPGLKNLNVIFIVLETGRVTKTKDGHEVRTCKVADKTGSISISVWDEVGGLIQTGDIIRLTKGYASVFKGCLTLYTGRGGELQKIGEFCMVYSEVPNFSEPNPEYLAQVNKTVRVPPIPCKDNDSHDQALNDQGNAINNNSNNSSSSSNSSSSSAPASVTVNETTNGNGVSAPAPSSSTNPPQSGRGGSNSGSRGAANQGAGGAAVSNGKETRRSAKR; this comes from the exons ATGACGACCGAGACCCACGTAAAAGACATAAAGCCAGGACTGAAAAATCTCAACGTCATCTTTATTGTGCTGGAGACAG GACGCGTGACTAAGACGAAAGATGGGCATGAGGTGCGGACCTGCAAAGTAGCAGACAAGACAGGCAGCATCAGCATCTCGGTATGGGACGAGGTTGGAGGCCTTATCCAGACGGGGGACATCATCCGACTCACTAAGGG GTACGCCTCAGTATTCAAAGGTTGCCTCACTCTTTATACTGGGAGAGGGGGTGAACTGCAGAAGATTGGAGA GTTCTGTATGGTCTACTCTGAAGTTCCGAACTTCAGTGAGCCAAATCCAGAGTACTTGGCTCAGGTGAACAAAACGGTAAGAGTCCCACCCATCCCCTGCAAAGACAATGATTCCCACGATCAg GCACTCAATGACCAGGGAAACGCaattaacaacaacagcaacaacagcagcagcagcagcaacagcagcagcagtagtgcCCCTGCCAGTGTGACTG TGAATGAGACCACCAATGGCAATGGGGTAAGTGCCCCAGCTCCTAGCAGCTCCACCAATCCACCGCAGTCAGGGAGAGGTGGCAGCAACAGCGGCAGCAGgggagcagccaatcagggggcaggaggggcagcCGTTAGCAACGGGAAGGAGACCCGGCGTTCTGCTAAGAGATGA
- the nabp2 gene encoding SOSS complex subunit B1 isoform X2 yields MTTETHVKDIKPGLKNLNVIFIVLETGRVTKTKDGHEVRTCKVADKTGSISISVWDEVGGLIQTGDIIRLTKGYASVFKGCLTLYTGRGGELQKIGEFCMVYSEVPNFSEPNPEYLAQVNKTALNDQGNAINNNSNNSSSSSNSSSSSAPASVTVNETTNGNGVSAPAPSSSTNPPQSGRGGSNSGSRGAANQGAGGAAVSNGKETRRSAKR; encoded by the exons ATGACGACCGAGACCCACGTAAAAGACATAAAGCCAGGACTGAAAAATCTCAACGTCATCTTTATTGTGCTGGAGACAG GACGCGTGACTAAGACGAAAGATGGGCATGAGGTGCGGACCTGCAAAGTAGCAGACAAGACAGGCAGCATCAGCATCTCGGTATGGGACGAGGTTGGAGGCCTTATCCAGACGGGGGACATCATCCGACTCACTAAGGG GTACGCCTCAGTATTCAAAGGTTGCCTCACTCTTTATACTGGGAGAGGGGGTGAACTGCAGAAGATTGGAGA GTTCTGTATGGTCTACTCTGAAGTTCCGAACTTCAGTGAGCCAAATCCAGAGTACTTGGCTCAGGTGAACAAAACG GCACTCAATGACCAGGGAAACGCaattaacaacaacagcaacaacagcagcagcagcagcaacagcagcagcagtagtgcCCCTGCCAGTGTGACTG TGAATGAGACCACCAATGGCAATGGGGTAAGTGCCCCAGCTCCTAGCAGCTCCACCAATCCACCGCAGTCAGGGAGAGGTGGCAGCAACAGCGGCAGCAGgggagcagccaatcagggggcaggaggggcagcCGTTAGCAACGGGAAGGAGACCCGGCGTTCTGCTAAGAGATGA